From a region of the Catalinimonas alkaloidigena genome:
- a CDS encoding SDR family NAD(P)-dependent oxidoreductase, with protein MNKIALITGATSGIGRATAEQFAGHGFDLVLCGRRAERLQALQTQLSEHVRVHTLQFDVRDREAVQEALASIPDEFRPIDILINNAGNAFGLDPVQSASVDDWDAMIDSNVKGLLYVSEPIIKSMVARRAGHIINLGSTAGKEVYPKGSVYCASKHAVDALTKGMRMDLNPFGIKVASINPGAVETEFSNIRFKGDQAQADKVYEGYEPLHAEDIADIILFMVTRPLHVNVADVIVMPRAQASALVLNRNEKTQGA; from the coding sequence ATGAACAAAATTGCCTTGATTACGGGCGCTACCTCGGGCATTGGGCGGGCCACTGCCGAACAATTTGCCGGGCATGGGTTCGATCTGGTGTTGTGCGGCCGCCGCGCGGAACGCCTCCAGGCGCTGCAAACCCAACTCTCCGAACACGTGCGGGTGCACACGCTGCAATTTGATGTACGCGACCGAGAAGCGGTGCAGGAAGCGTTGGCTTCTATTCCGGATGAATTTCGGCCCATTGATATTCTGATCAACAATGCGGGTAACGCTTTCGGGCTAGACCCGGTACAATCGGCGTCGGTCGACGACTGGGACGCCATGATCGACAGTAATGTGAAGGGGCTGCTGTATGTATCGGAGCCGATCATCAAAAGCATGGTCGCACGCCGGGCTGGGCACATTATCAACCTCGGCTCTACCGCCGGCAAAGAAGTCTACCCGAAAGGAAGTGTGTACTGCGCTTCCAAACATGCCGTCGATGCACTGACAAAAGGGATGCGTATGGATTTGAATCCTTTCGGCATTAAAGTCGCGTCCATCAATCCGGGTGCGGTCGAAACCGAGTTTTCCAACATTCGCTTTAAAGGCGATCAGGCCCAGGCCGACAAGGTGTACGAAGGGTACGAACCGCTGCATGCGGAAGATATCGCCGACATCATTTTGTTTATGGTTACCCGCCCGCTCCACGTCAATGTGGCCGACGTCATCGTGATGCCCCGGGCGCAGGCCAGTGCCCTGGTTCTGAACCGAAACGAGAAGACGCAAGGGGCGTGA
- the rpsF gene encoding 30S ribosomal protein S6 produces MQLKNYETVFILTPVLSEQQMKDAVAKFRAVLEDNGAEIINVEEWGLRKLAYEIQHKSTGFYSLMEFKAEPTLIQTLETEFRRDERVMRFLTTVLDKYAVQYNEKRRSGKFNRNKENESNKEKQEA; encoded by the coding sequence ATGCAGTTGAAAAACTATGAGACGGTATTCATTTTGACTCCCGTTTTGTCTGAGCAACAGATGAAGGATGCCGTCGCCAAGTTCCGTGCTGTTCTGGAAGACAACGGAGCTGAAATCATCAACGTGGAAGAGTGGGGCCTGCGCAAACTGGCCTACGAAATCCAGCACAAATCGACTGGTTTCTATTCGCTTATGGAATTCAAAGCGGAGCCAACCCTGATTCAAACGCTGGAAACCGAGTTTCGTCGCGACGAACGCGTGATGCGCTTCCTGACGACGGTGCTCGACAAGTACGCTGTACAATACAACGAAAAGCGTCGCAGCGGGAAGTTCAACCGGAACAAAGAAAACGAATCTAACAAAGAAAAACAGGAGGCCTAG
- the rpsR gene encoding 30S ribosomal protein S18: MSLMNESVNQPENRKKYCRFKRSGIRYIDYKDPNFLLKFVNEQGKILPRRLTGTSWKFQRRVGQAVKKARHLALLPYVTDSLK, encoded by the coding sequence ATGAGCTTGATGAACGAATCTGTAAACCAACCCGAAAACCGCAAAAAGTACTGCCGGTTTAAGCGTAGTGGCATCCGCTACATCGACTACAAAGATCCTAACTTCCTGTTGAAGTTTGTGAACGAACAAGGGAAAATCCTGCCTCGCCGCCTGACCGGCACAAGCTGGAAATTCCAGCGTCGTGTGGGACAAGCTGTGAAAAAAGCGCGTCATCTGGCCCTGTTGCCTTACGTAACCGACTCTTTAAAATAG
- the rplI gene encoding 50S ribosomal protein L9 has product MEVILKDDIKGLGYKNDVVTVKPGYGRNYLIPQGLAILANKSNRKVLEENMKQAAHKADKIRKDAEDIATAIGETKLQIPAKVGESGKIFGAVTPLQIADALKEKGYEVDRRKISFDSEVKSLGEYTATLLLHRDVHHTLNFEVVAE; this is encoded by the coding sequence ATGGAAGTTATTCTGAAAGACGATATCAAAGGGCTGGGTTACAAAAACGACGTTGTAACGGTAAAGCCTGGCTACGGACGCAATTACCTGATTCCGCAAGGGCTGGCCATTCTGGCCAATAAGTCGAACCGGAAGGTGCTGGAAGAGAACATGAAGCAGGCGGCACACAAAGCCGACAAAATCCGGAAAGACGCCGAAGACATAGCCACCGCCATTGGCGAAACCAAGTTGCAGATCCCTGCGAAAGTGGGAGAAAGCGGCAAGATTTTCGGTGCCGTGACGCCTCTGCAAATCGCCGACGCGCTGAAAGAGAAAGGCTACGAAGTGGATCGTCGGAAAATCTCGTTCGATAGCGAGGTGAAAAGCCTGGGCGAGTACACAGCGACGCTGCTCCTGCACCGCGATGTGCACCATACCTTGAATTTCGAAGTCGTAGCGGAGTAG
- a CDS encoding Crp/Fnr family transcriptional regulator, giving the protein MINPFRRSYTVEELNLFRFMRSNKLFAELNNEELMNFVPYLYLREYKKKEVVFFRGDPSQALYLIKSGTVSLFIDIDDKFETLTSLGTSQSFGDNALLYNTKRYYNAIVESEFCELYVIPQANLHEIFNANVKIRASMFAALAAQFNQLTINLFESYQASFGFFDLGQIYQRLS; this is encoded by the coding sequence ATGATCAATCCGTTCCGCCGTTCCTATACCGTTGAAGAGCTCAATCTGTTTCGCTTCATGCGCAGCAATAAGCTGTTTGCAGAGTTGAATAATGAGGAACTGATGAATTTTGTCCCGTACCTCTACCTGCGGGAGTACAAGAAGAAAGAGGTGGTCTTTTTCCGGGGCGATCCGAGTCAGGCGCTCTACCTGATCAAATCGGGGACCGTTTCGCTGTTCATCGACATCGACGATAAGTTCGAGACCCTGACCTCGCTGGGCACATCGCAATCGTTTGGCGATAATGCCCTGTTGTACAACACCAAGCGCTATTACAACGCCATTGTCGAATCCGAATTTTGCGAGTTATACGTGATTCCACAGGCCAATCTGCACGAGATTTTCAACGCCAACGTAAAGATCCGCGCCAGCATGTTTGCCGCCTTGGCGGCGCAGTTCAACCAACTGACCATCAACTTGTTTGAATCGTATCAGGCGTCGTTCGGCTTTTTCGATCTAGGGCAGATCTACCAGCGGCTTTCCTGA
- the tilS gene encoding tRNA lysidine(34) synthetase TilS yields MLERFQAYLQTELRLSSEDHLLVAISGGVDSVVLTHLLYRSAFSFSLAHVNFGLRGNESDADEQFVRQLARDYQLPCHVHHVATKHYAAQHGVSTQMAARTLRYAWFQELVAQGKGTCVATAHHHNDVIETVLLNLVRGTGLAGLKGIAPRREVFVRPLLPFTKAEILAYAQTEALPWREDASNQTNAYRRNFVRHQVIPLLQQLNPNLEETFRENVAKTIAAQHVLAHTIAQLKTQVWQDCGTYVRLDPSPLTQLPEPAYLLSELLKAQGFSFRQCRAIWENQHVGSQFQSARWQLTVDRAHYLLTPLPTSSELPSVQRITPETRELQFPTGILRCSNFPAAQFQPASSSQVACLDYDLLQFPLEIRPWQPGDRLQPFGVRGHKKVSDLLVEQKIPRPLKQQVLVVVSAGEVVWLVGMRLHHRYRITEQTRHAFRMEWCPHPVSG; encoded by the coding sequence ATGCTGGAACGCTTTCAAGCTTACCTCCAGACGGAGCTGAGGCTTTCTTCAGAGGATCACCTACTGGTGGCCATCAGCGGAGGGGTTGATTCGGTCGTGCTGACGCATCTGCTCTACCGCAGCGCGTTTTCGTTTTCGTTGGCGCACGTCAACTTCGGGCTGCGGGGAAACGAGTCCGATGCGGACGAACAGTTCGTGCGGCAACTGGCACGCGATTACCAACTCCCTTGTCATGTGCACCACGTGGCCACGAAACACTACGCCGCGCAGCACGGGGTCTCCACGCAAATGGCGGCTCGTACGCTGCGCTACGCGTGGTTTCAGGAATTGGTGGCCCAGGGGAAGGGGACGTGTGTGGCCACGGCCCATCATCACAACGACGTGATCGAAACGGTACTCTTGAATCTGGTGCGAGGCACGGGACTGGCCGGCTTAAAAGGCATCGCGCCCCGCCGGGAGGTGTTTGTGCGGCCCTTGTTGCCGTTCACCAAAGCGGAGATTCTGGCATATGCGCAAACCGAAGCGTTGCCCTGGCGGGAAGATGCCTCAAACCAGACCAACGCCTATCGCCGCAACTTTGTCCGCCACCAGGTGATTCCGCTACTGCAACAACTCAACCCCAACCTGGAAGAAACTTTCCGGGAAAACGTAGCCAAAACGATCGCGGCACAGCACGTGCTGGCCCATACCATTGCCCAGCTTAAAACGCAGGTCTGGCAGGACTGTGGTACTTACGTTCGGCTCGATCCTTCGCCCCTGACGCAACTGCCCGAACCGGCCTACCTCCTTTCTGAATTGCTTAAGGCACAGGGATTTTCGTTCCGCCAATGTCGGGCCATCTGGGAAAATCAGCACGTAGGGAGTCAATTCCAGAGCGCTCGTTGGCAACTAACGGTCGATCGGGCACATTACCTTCTGACGCCCTTGCCTACTTCGAGCGAACTGCCTTCTGTGCAACGAATCACGCCCGAAACGCGCGAGCTTCAATTCCCGACGGGGATATTGCGATGCAGCAACTTCCCGGCGGCACAGTTTCAGCCCGCTTCCAGCAGTCAGGTGGCCTGCCTCGACTATGACCTTTTGCAGTTTCCACTGGAAATTCGCCCCTGGCAGCCGGGCGACCGCCTCCAACCCTTCGGCGTGCGAGGGCACAAAAAAGTAAGCGATCTGCTGGTAGAACAAAAAATTCCGCGCCCGTTGAAGCAACAAGTGTTGGTCGTCGTGTCGGCGGGCGAGGTCGTCTGGCTGGTCGGCATGCGTTTGCACCACCGCTACCGCATCACCGAACAGACACGACATGCCTTTCGGATGGAATGGTGTCCACATCCGGTTAGCGGTTAA
- a CDS encoding BamA/TamA family outer membrane protein — protein MKLGHLLTSSRGMLLPLLIIFRIQAQSTPAPSPPDSLTFRVFLIGDVGRPLLDPLEPSLQTLQTQLQEAPENSAVIFLGDNIYPYGMPARSDANRDTYENYLKAQLDVTKGFAGQVFLIPGNHDWAQGRRWGWQYLRNQERFAESYLPERGNFFLPDDGCPGPVEIPLSDELVLLILDTQWWLHRWEKPGEDSDCEAKDEAGFIGLVEEAITRNHDKKIIVASHHPMYTYGPHGGLYRLRQHLFPLTDVNSKLWIPLPFIGSLYPLQRKYAGNIQDTPHPRYRALVRSLTRLFDEHPNLIHVAGHEHTQQYIVRDSVHYVVSGAGCKSSPVRQGKGSQFASSERGFASLDFHYGGDVWLNFWEPGPASAEERSVQADRVFHKKLMTAPYAWNQVTQAYTDSLDLADSTVIVNASDQYQRGALGRFFFGNNYRDVWKQPIKVPVFDIGKEAGGLTITKRGGGQQTKSLRLENKEGAEYVLRSIEKFPEGALPKALRGTLAANAVQDQISAAHPYGALVVPYLADAAGIFHTNPKLVYLPDDPRLGMYQRSFANTLALFEERPNEAHHLASLGDAEDYESTDDVLEHLREDNDDRTDQPLTLRSRLFDILIGDWDRHDDQWRWAEYEEEGKKGKLYRPVPRDRDQVFFINEGLAPKIMSRKWAMPKIQGFGEEIRDVVGFSYNARFFDRTFLNEMTLDDWLAQADSLQRRLTDDTLAYAIRQWPSDVFRLRGEEVIRKLQRRRDDLKTYAREYYLALAQVVDIVGSNKHETFLIDRLDDARTRVTVYKTKKDGEREQVIYERTFYTDETQEIRLYGLDGEDQFQVRGDVNRGILLRIVGGSGEDRIVDESKVLGPDRKTLIYDTEQGNDIAFGTEGRDFTSNDPDVNDYNRKAFLYDKTTPLLDLGYNADEGFHLSAGVQIQQQGFRKEPYAIRHYLLGAYATRLRASRFYYQGDFTNVFGRIGLRVTTDVRAPRYVNNFFGLGNETFAYDRDTLSLARYRLPFRQVEASVLFKGQSGNYLEWVAGPYGQYFQLTESAPTFPSAEQGSIDTTDLTAARLYGGLAAGVHYDSRNDRMMPTAGFRWNLDGHWVAGLNAVSHRFAQFTGDFAFYWGFRLPARITLASRVGGGVTYGPYEFFQALRLGGTTNLRGYRLTRFAGRRMFYNNTELRVRLFSFRTNYVGLIGYHDIGRVWIDGEDSHQWHRGYGGGLWVAPFRKFVLSATYGFSAEERLPLIQLGYFF, from the coding sequence ATGAAGCTCGGCCATCTGCTGACCAGTAGTCGGGGCATGCTACTGCCCCTTCTGATCATTTTTCGCATACAGGCGCAAAGCACTCCGGCTCCGTCACCTCCCGACAGCCTGACGTTCCGCGTCTTTTTGATTGGCGACGTTGGCCGGCCGCTGCTCGATCCCCTGGAGCCTTCCCTGCAAACGCTACAGACTCAACTGCAGGAAGCACCCGAAAACAGCGCCGTAATTTTTCTGGGTGACAACATTTACCCGTACGGGATGCCGGCACGCTCGGACGCGAACCGGGACACGTACGAAAACTACCTCAAAGCGCAACTGGACGTCACCAAGGGCTTTGCGGGGCAGGTCTTTCTCATTCCGGGCAATCACGACTGGGCGCAGGGGCGTCGCTGGGGCTGGCAGTACCTGCGGAACCAGGAACGCTTTGCGGAGAGCTACTTACCCGAGCGGGGCAACTTTTTTTTGCCGGACGACGGCTGCCCCGGTCCGGTCGAAATTCCACTCAGCGACGAGTTGGTCCTGTTGATTCTCGACACCCAATGGTGGCTGCACCGGTGGGAGAAGCCCGGAGAAGATTCGGACTGCGAAGCCAAAGACGAAGCCGGTTTTATCGGGCTGGTCGAAGAAGCCATCACCCGCAACCACGACAAGAAAATCATTGTGGCCTCGCACCACCCCATGTACACGTACGGCCCGCACGGGGGGCTCTACCGCCTGCGCCAGCACCTGTTTCCTCTCACCGACGTCAATTCAAAGCTTTGGATTCCACTGCCGTTCATCGGGTCGCTCTATCCGCTGCAACGCAAGTACGCCGGGAACATTCAGGATACGCCTCACCCCCGTTACCGGGCACTGGTCCGTAGCCTTACGCGATTGTTCGACGAGCACCCCAACCTGATTCACGTGGCAGGGCACGAACATACGCAGCAATACATCGTGCGCGACAGCGTACACTACGTCGTGAGTGGCGCTGGCTGCAAAAGTTCGCCGGTACGGCAAGGCAAAGGCTCGCAGTTTGCCTCCTCGGAGCGTGGTTTCGCATCGCTCGACTTCCACTACGGCGGCGATGTCTGGCTCAATTTCTGGGAGCCTGGCCCTGCCAGTGCGGAAGAGAGAAGCGTTCAAGCCGACCGCGTATTTCACAAAAAGCTTATGACAGCGCCCTACGCGTGGAATCAGGTTACCCAGGCCTATACCGACAGCCTTGATCTGGCCGACAGCACGGTCATCGTCAACGCTAGTGACCAGTACCAACGTGGAGCACTGGGGCGATTTTTCTTCGGCAACAACTACCGCGATGTGTGGAAACAGCCGATTAAAGTACCGGTGTTCGACATCGGCAAAGAAGCCGGGGGCCTCACCATCACCAAGCGCGGCGGCGGTCAGCAAACAAAATCGCTGCGCCTGGAGAACAAAGAGGGCGCCGAATACGTGCTGCGCTCGATCGAGAAATTTCCGGAAGGCGCATTGCCGAAAGCTCTGCGGGGAACCCTGGCGGCCAATGCGGTGCAGGACCAGATTTCGGCGGCTCACCCGTATGGTGCGCTGGTAGTGCCGTATTTAGCCGACGCCGCCGGGATTTTTCACACCAACCCGAAACTGGTTTACCTTCCCGACGACCCACGGCTGGGCATGTACCAGCGCAGCTTTGCCAACACGCTGGCGCTGTTCGAAGAACGCCCGAACGAAGCGCATCACCTCGCCAGCCTGGGAGACGCGGAGGATTACGAAAGTACCGACGACGTGCTGGAACACCTCCGGGAAGACAACGACGACCGCACCGACCAACCGCTCACCCTGCGTTCGCGCCTGTTCGACATCCTGATTGGCGACTGGGATCGGCACGACGACCAGTGGCGCTGGGCCGAATACGAAGAAGAAGGCAAGAAAGGCAAGCTGTATCGTCCCGTTCCGCGCGACCGCGATCAGGTATTCTTCATCAACGAGGGGCTCGCCCCGAAAATCATGAGCCGCAAATGGGCCATGCCCAAAATCCAGGGATTCGGCGAGGAGATTCGCGACGTGGTGGGGTTCTCGTACAATGCTCGTTTTTTCGACCGCACCTTCCTCAACGAAATGACGCTGGACGATTGGCTGGCCCAAGCCGATTCGCTGCAACGCCGCCTGACGGACGACACCCTGGCGTACGCCATCCGCCAGTGGCCTTCTGACGTATTCCGCCTCCGCGGCGAAGAAGTAATCCGGAAGTTACAGCGGCGACGCGACGACCTGAAAACCTATGCGCGGGAGTATTACCTGGCGCTTGCCCAAGTGGTCGACATCGTAGGCAGCAACAAGCACGAAACCTTCCTCATCGATCGACTGGACGACGCCCGCACGCGCGTTACGGTCTATAAAACTAAAAAGGATGGAGAGCGCGAGCAGGTTATTTATGAGCGGACGTTTTACACGGACGAGACGCAGGAGATTCGCCTTTACGGACTGGACGGCGAAGATCAGTTTCAGGTGCGGGGCGACGTGAACCGGGGCATCCTCCTGCGCATTGTGGGCGGCTCCGGCGAAGACCGCATCGTGGACGAGTCGAAGGTGCTGGGTCCCGACCGAAAAACCCTGATTTACGATACGGAACAAGGCAACGACATCGCGTTCGGCACTGAAGGGCGCGACTTTACGTCCAACGATCCTGACGTGAACGATTACAACCGTAAGGCCTTTCTGTATGACAAGACGACACCGCTCCTGGATCTAGGTTATAATGCCGACGAAGGCTTTCACCTCAGCGCAGGCGTGCAAATTCAGCAACAGGGCTTTCGCAAAGAGCCGTACGCCATCCGCCATTACCTTCTTGGCGCGTACGCCACGCGCCTCCGCGCGTCACGGTTCTATTACCAAGGCGATTTTACAAACGTATTTGGGCGGATTGGGCTGCGTGTCACTACCGACGTTCGTGCGCCACGGTACGTCAATAACTTCTTCGGGCTAGGCAACGAAACCTTCGCTTACGACCGAGATACGCTGAGCCTTGCGCGCTACCGTTTGCCATTTCGACAGGTAGAAGCCTCGGTCCTCTTCAAAGGGCAATCCGGCAATTACCTGGAATGGGTGGCAGGTCCCTACGGCCAGTACTTTCAGCTAACGGAGTCAGCCCCTACTTTTCCTTCAGCTGAACAAGGTAGCATTGACACCACCGACCTGACCGCCGCCCGCTTGTACGGCGGGCTGGCCGCGGGTGTGCATTACGACAGCCGCAACGACCGCATGATGCCTACGGCCGGCTTCCGGTGGAATCTGGACGGCCACTGGGTAGCTGGACTCAACGCAGTTTCGCATCGCTTTGCGCAGTTTACCGGCGACTTTGCGTTTTATTGGGGATTTCGGCTGCCCGCCCGCATCACGTTGGCGTCTCGGGTTGGAGGTGGCGTTACCTACGGTCCCTACGAATTTTTCCAGGCCCTGCGCCTCGGTGGCACCACCAACTTGCGCGGTTATCGCCTCACCCGTTTTGCCGGACGGCGGATGTTCTACAACAACACCGAATTGCGAGTTCGTCTGTTTTCGTTCCGCACCAACTACGTAGGGCTGATCGGTTACCACGACATCGGGCGCGTCTGGATCGACGGCGAGGATTCCCATCAGTGGCATCGCGGCTACGGGGGTGGCCTTTGGGTCGCACCTTTCCGCAAATTTGTGCTCTCGGCGACCTACGGGTTCTCCGCGGAAGAACGCCTGCCGCTGATCCAACTGGGTTACTTCTTCTGA
- a CDS encoding SdiA-regulated domain-containing protein, whose protein sequence is MLLLPSYRSGSWLMWLVGVLFLSGGATGCRHEQYAALEEAGRTPVDGHYMLRDPDRIYHLPDDLEEISGLTWWKDNQLVCVQDEDGKLFLFDTETGKVTAEHKFGKDGDYEGVEVVGDRVYVTKSNGTLYEISAWETDDPHVRTHKTFLDDDNNVEGLGYDPAADALLLACKSKPGVKADDKVRSIYRFRRATETLEEEPWRLIHYPEVIDSLKAHNWLRTTEQQFQCRPSGVAVHPLNQKLYVLASTGKLLLVFDPQGNLEAVHPLNPRRFEQPEGICFAPNGDLYISNEGDDKGPNILLFRYEARPSADQ, encoded by the coding sequence CCTTCTTATCGATCAGGTTCCTGGCTCATGTGGCTCGTGGGCGTGCTGTTTTTAAGCGGAGGGGCCACCGGCTGTCGCCACGAACAATACGCCGCCCTGGAAGAAGCCGGCCGTACGCCCGTAGACGGACACTACATGCTGCGCGATCCGGACCGGATCTACCACCTACCCGACGATCTGGAAGAAATTTCGGGACTGACCTGGTGGAAAGACAACCAACTGGTGTGCGTGCAGGACGAAGACGGTAAACTGTTCTTGTTCGATACGGAAACAGGTAAGGTAACGGCAGAACATAAATTCGGCAAAGACGGGGATTACGAAGGTGTTGAGGTGGTGGGCGACCGCGTGTACGTCACGAAAAGCAACGGTACTTTGTACGAAATCAGCGCCTGGGAAACAGACGATCCTCACGTACGTACGCACAAGACGTTCCTCGATGATGACAACAACGTAGAGGGACTAGGGTACGACCCCGCGGCTGATGCGCTATTGCTGGCCTGCAAGAGCAAACCCGGTGTAAAAGCGGACGACAAAGTGCGTAGCATCTACCGATTCCGGCGCGCAACAGAAACGTTGGAAGAAGAACCATGGCGTTTGATTCATTATCCGGAAGTAATCGACAGTCTGAAAGCACACAACTGGCTGCGGACCACCGAACAACAGTTTCAATGCCGCCCCTCGGGTGTGGCGGTGCATCCACTGAACCAGAAACTCTACGTGCTGGCCTCAACGGGCAAATTGCTGCTGGTCTTCGATCCGCAAGGAAACCTGGAAGCGGTCCATCCCCTAAATCCCCGGCGCTTCGAACAGCCCGAAGGCATCTGTTTTGCCCCGAACGGGGACCTGTATATTTCGAACGAGGGCGACGACAAAGGCCCAAATATTTTACTGTTTCGTTATGAAGCTCGGCCATCTGCTGACCAGTAG